One region of Salvelinus namaycush isolate Seneca chromosome 3, SaNama_1.0, whole genome shotgun sequence genomic DNA includes:
- the LOC120031411 gene encoding HMG box transcription factor BBX-like isoform X1 gives MKGGGRGKEPPVEVEVSGKRPKRKCLQWHPLLSKKALDFSEEEEEEDEEELEKPLLVRESRGPEVACGGPMEVEEDSSEQRARRPMNAFLLFCKRHRSLVRQEHPRLDNRGATKILADWWAVLEPKEKQKYTDMAKEYKDAFMKANPGYKWCPTTNKPVKSPCHTVSNARKKVWSFPSNSPKGCATAKKVPKTDSTPQLNFAMADPTKMGGLSMLLLAGEHALTAREISSSSSKSGATDVTKQPENSSLFQLAEISSSTLQPSLTDTADEGKPLSRGDQAETWSGTSQQGKSDVPKDKSPLFQLAEQISSDSSQSTAPEGKQCSQSALFQLAEMCLASEAGKMETQDDTCAPHIKTETVVKEDTGGNITDFPLSSPPSSSASSSSTPTNASPPLLSGQAASVKKKKKKKEATAREPPKAVDKDKIPRPGSPKKTLKKRPSSESELESLLYTIEAVAKGAWGDAEEDIPKKKASTAVVTIPREPSSPKKKSKAKRPLKAKEEDEMEEDGRRTELPSIVETAANLASPKTEAEEASIGSTPDPLGSTEKPNAPPSPPHIKHKVEEKQREAEANAEGCGSRKSERSCKGALYKTLVSEGMLTSLRANVDRGKRGSFRSGSDEGGWTDETWAFSQMGPTNPKKLKKSKSKDETAPGLGKLEEEFEKKFNSLPQYSPLTFDKKSTTVTKKKKTDVSTAPEEQPPKPAKGPSSSQKKTLFHKIVSKYKQKKEKPNTVDKDIAMHSDSPMSDSAAKAKQTPAPCATATPSPEAMGTSASMPVGSQKRKARKSKITHLVRSADGRVSPAEEDKVRDLTPEQDDKPLPRETLCNETECYSAPKQEEADRSSAPEVLPAFFSLSALAEVAAMENIHRGQRVIGDSQKEMAQTPVLISCADQ, from the exons CCATTGCTGGTCAGGGAGAGCCGGGGGCCGGAGGTGGCATGCGGGGGGcccatggaggtggaggaggactCTTCAGAGCAGCGGGCCCGCCGGCCCATGAACGCCTTCCTGCTTTTTTGCAAGCGCCACCGTTCACTGGTGAGGCAGGAGCACCCTCGGCTGGACAACCGCGGTGCCAccaagatcctggctgactggtggGCTGTGTTGGAGCCCAAAGAGAAACAGAAGTACACGGACATGGCCAAGGAG TACAAAGATGCCTTCATGAAGGCTAACCCAGGCTACAAGTGGTGCCCCACCACCAACAAGCCAGTCAAGAGCCCCTGCCACACTGTCAGCAACGCACGCAAAAAAGTGTGGTCCTTCCCTTCCAACTCTCCTAAGGGTTGTGCCACTGCCAAGAAAGTGCCCAAGACTGACAGCACACCACAGCTTAATTTCGCCATGGCAG ATCCCACAAAGATGGGTGGTCTAAGCATGCTACTGTTGGCTGGGGAGCATGCCCTTACTGCCAGAGAG ATTTCCTCCAGTTCTTCAAAGTCTGGAGCCACAGATGTCACAAAGCAACCTGAGAACTCCTCCCTATTCCAACTTGCTGAG ATCTCCTCTAGCACGCTTCAGCCCAGTTTAACGGACACAGCTGACGAGGGGAAGCCCTTGAGTCGGGGGGACCAGGCAGAA ACGTGGTCTGGCACCTCACAGCAGGGAAAGTCTGACGTACCCAAGGATAAGTCCCCTCTTTTTCAACTGGCAGAG CAGATCTCCTCTGATTCAAGCCAGTCGACTGCACCGGAGGGAAAGCAGTGTAGCCAGTCGGCTCTCTTCCAGCTCGCTGAG ATGTGTTTGGCCTCCGAGGCAGGGAAGATGGAGACACAGGACGATACCTGTGCCCCACACATCAAAACTGAGACGGTGGTCAAGGAGGACACTGGGGGCAACATCACCGattttcctctttcctctcccccgtcTTCCTCCGCTTCTTCCTCCTCCACGCCCACCAACGCCAGTCCCCCGCTGCTCAGCGGCCAAGCAGCCAGCgtcaaaaagaagaagaagaagaaagaagcTACTGCCAGAGAGCCACCCAAAGCGGTGGACAAAGACAAGATCCCTCGTCCGGGCTCGCCCAAAAAGACCCTCAAAAAGCGACCATCGTCTGAGTCTGAGTTGGAGAGCCTCCTCTACACTATCGAGGCCGTGGCTAAAGGGGCCTGGGGCGACGCCGAGGAGGATATACCCAAGAAGAAGGCTAGCACCGCCGTCGTTACCATTCCGAGAGAGCCCAGCTCACCCAAAAAGAAGTCCAAAGCCAAGAGGCCCCTGAAGGCTAAGGAAGAGGATGAGATGGAGGAGGATGGAAGGCGCACAGAGCTGCCATCGATAGTGGAGACGGCAGCGAATCTAGCAAGCCCCAAGACAGAGGCTGAGGAGGCCAGCATCGGCAGCACCCCGGACCCCCTGGGCAGCACGGAGAAGCCCAACGCCCCTCCCAGCCCCCCGCACATCAAGCACAAAGTCGAGGAGAAGCAGAGGGAAGCGGAGGCCAACGCTGAAGGGTGTGGCTCCAGGAAGTCTGAGAGAAGCTGCAAGGGGGCGCTGTACAAGACCCTGGTGTCGGAAGGGATGCTGACCTCACTGAGGGCCAACGTGGACAGAG GCAAAAGAGGCTCTTTTCGAAGTGGATCTGATGAAGGGGGCTGGACTGACGAGACCTGGGCTTTCTCACAGATGGGACCCACTAATCCCAAGAAGCTAAAGAAGTCAAAATCCAAAGACGAGACGGCGCCAGG TTTGGGGAAACTGGAGGAGGAGTTTGAGAAGAAGTTCAACAGCCTGCCGCAGTACAGCCCTCTGACGTTCGACAAGAAAAGCACCACCGTCACCAAGAAGAAAAAAACAGACGTTAGCACCGCACCGGAGGAACAACCCCCAAAACCTGCCAAGG GTCCATCTTCATCTCAGAAAAAGACTTTATTCCACAAGATTGTTAGCAAGTACAAGCAGAAAAAGGAGAAACCCAATACTGTGGACAAAG ACATAGCGATGCATAGTGACTCCCCCATGTCAGACTCGGCTGCCAAGGCCAAGCAGACCCCCGCCCCATGTGCCACCGCCACGCCTTCCCCAGAGGCCATGGGAACTAGCGCTAGCATGCCGGTGGGCAGCCAGAAGAGGAAGGCTAGGAAGAGCAAAATAACCCACCTGGTGCGCTCGGCCGACGGCAGGGTGTCCCCAGCAGAGG AGGACAAAGTCAGGGACCTGACCCCGGAGCAGGACGACAAGCCATTACCCCGAGAGACTTTATGCAACGAAACAGAGTGCTACAGTGCACCCAAGCAGGAGGAAGCAGATAGAAGCAGTGCACCCGAAGTCCTGCCCGCCTTCTTTAGCCTGTCTGCCCTTGCCGAGGTGGCAGCCATGGAGAATATTCACAG AGGCCAGCGTGTGATTGGCGATAGCCAGAAGGAAATGGCCCAGACCCCTGTCCTCATCTCCTGCGCTGACCAATGA
- the LOC120031411 gene encoding HMG box transcription factor BBX-like isoform X2, protein MKGGGRGKEPPVEVEVSGKRPKRKCLQWHPLLSKKALDFSEEEEEEDEEELEKPLLVRESRGPEVACGGPMEVEEDSSEQRARRPMNAFLLFCKRHRSLVRQEHPRLDNRGATKILADWWAVLEPKEKQKYTDMAKEYKDAFMKANPGYKWCPTTNKPVKSPCHTVSNARKKVWSFPSNSPKGCATAKKVPKTDSTPQLNFAMADPTKMGGLSMLLLAGEHALTAREISSSSSKSGATDVTKQPENSSLFQLAEISSSTLQPSLTDTADEGKPLSRGDQAETWSGTSQQGKSDVPKDKSPLFQLAEISSDSSQSTAPEGKQCSQSALFQLAEMCLASEAGKMETQDDTCAPHIKTETVVKEDTGGNITDFPLSSPPSSSASSSSTPTNASPPLLSGQAASVKKKKKKKEATAREPPKAVDKDKIPRPGSPKKTLKKRPSSESELESLLYTIEAVAKGAWGDAEEDIPKKKASTAVVTIPREPSSPKKKSKAKRPLKAKEEDEMEEDGRRTELPSIVETAANLASPKTEAEEASIGSTPDPLGSTEKPNAPPSPPHIKHKVEEKQREAEANAEGCGSRKSERSCKGALYKTLVSEGMLTSLRANVDRGKRGSFRSGSDEGGWTDETWAFSQMGPTNPKKLKKSKSKDETAPGLGKLEEEFEKKFNSLPQYSPLTFDKKSTTVTKKKKTDVSTAPEEQPPKPAKGPSSSQKKTLFHKIVSKYKQKKEKPNTVDKDIAMHSDSPMSDSAAKAKQTPAPCATATPSPEAMGTSASMPVGSQKRKARKSKITHLVRSADGRVSPAEEDKVRDLTPEQDDKPLPRETLCNETECYSAPKQEEADRSSAPEVLPAFFSLSALAEVAAMENIHRGQRVIGDSQKEMAQTPVLISCADQ, encoded by the exons CCATTGCTGGTCAGGGAGAGCCGGGGGCCGGAGGTGGCATGCGGGGGGcccatggaggtggaggaggactCTTCAGAGCAGCGGGCCCGCCGGCCCATGAACGCCTTCCTGCTTTTTTGCAAGCGCCACCGTTCACTGGTGAGGCAGGAGCACCCTCGGCTGGACAACCGCGGTGCCAccaagatcctggctgactggtggGCTGTGTTGGAGCCCAAAGAGAAACAGAAGTACACGGACATGGCCAAGGAG TACAAAGATGCCTTCATGAAGGCTAACCCAGGCTACAAGTGGTGCCCCACCACCAACAAGCCAGTCAAGAGCCCCTGCCACACTGTCAGCAACGCACGCAAAAAAGTGTGGTCCTTCCCTTCCAACTCTCCTAAGGGTTGTGCCACTGCCAAGAAAGTGCCCAAGACTGACAGCACACCACAGCTTAATTTCGCCATGGCAG ATCCCACAAAGATGGGTGGTCTAAGCATGCTACTGTTGGCTGGGGAGCATGCCCTTACTGCCAGAGAG ATTTCCTCCAGTTCTTCAAAGTCTGGAGCCACAGATGTCACAAAGCAACCTGAGAACTCCTCCCTATTCCAACTTGCTGAG ATCTCCTCTAGCACGCTTCAGCCCAGTTTAACGGACACAGCTGACGAGGGGAAGCCCTTGAGTCGGGGGGACCAGGCAGAA ACGTGGTCTGGCACCTCACAGCAGGGAAAGTCTGACGTACCCAAGGATAAGTCCCCTCTTTTTCAACTGGCAGAG ATCTCCTCTGATTCAAGCCAGTCGACTGCACCGGAGGGAAAGCAGTGTAGCCAGTCGGCTCTCTTCCAGCTCGCTGAG ATGTGTTTGGCCTCCGAGGCAGGGAAGATGGAGACACAGGACGATACCTGTGCCCCACACATCAAAACTGAGACGGTGGTCAAGGAGGACACTGGGGGCAACATCACCGattttcctctttcctctcccccgtcTTCCTCCGCTTCTTCCTCCTCCACGCCCACCAACGCCAGTCCCCCGCTGCTCAGCGGCCAAGCAGCCAGCgtcaaaaagaagaagaagaagaaagaagcTACTGCCAGAGAGCCACCCAAAGCGGTGGACAAAGACAAGATCCCTCGTCCGGGCTCGCCCAAAAAGACCCTCAAAAAGCGACCATCGTCTGAGTCTGAGTTGGAGAGCCTCCTCTACACTATCGAGGCCGTGGCTAAAGGGGCCTGGGGCGACGCCGAGGAGGATATACCCAAGAAGAAGGCTAGCACCGCCGTCGTTACCATTCCGAGAGAGCCCAGCTCACCCAAAAAGAAGTCCAAAGCCAAGAGGCCCCTGAAGGCTAAGGAAGAGGATGAGATGGAGGAGGATGGAAGGCGCACAGAGCTGCCATCGATAGTGGAGACGGCAGCGAATCTAGCAAGCCCCAAGACAGAGGCTGAGGAGGCCAGCATCGGCAGCACCCCGGACCCCCTGGGCAGCACGGAGAAGCCCAACGCCCCTCCCAGCCCCCCGCACATCAAGCACAAAGTCGAGGAGAAGCAGAGGGAAGCGGAGGCCAACGCTGAAGGGTGTGGCTCCAGGAAGTCTGAGAGAAGCTGCAAGGGGGCGCTGTACAAGACCCTGGTGTCGGAAGGGATGCTGACCTCACTGAGGGCCAACGTGGACAGAG GCAAAAGAGGCTCTTTTCGAAGTGGATCTGATGAAGGGGGCTGGACTGACGAGACCTGGGCTTTCTCACAGATGGGACCCACTAATCCCAAGAAGCTAAAGAAGTCAAAATCCAAAGACGAGACGGCGCCAGG TTTGGGGAAACTGGAGGAGGAGTTTGAGAAGAAGTTCAACAGCCTGCCGCAGTACAGCCCTCTGACGTTCGACAAGAAAAGCACCACCGTCACCAAGAAGAAAAAAACAGACGTTAGCACCGCACCGGAGGAACAACCCCCAAAACCTGCCAAGG GTCCATCTTCATCTCAGAAAAAGACTTTATTCCACAAGATTGTTAGCAAGTACAAGCAGAAAAAGGAGAAACCCAATACTGTGGACAAAG ACATAGCGATGCATAGTGACTCCCCCATGTCAGACTCGGCTGCCAAGGCCAAGCAGACCCCCGCCCCATGTGCCACCGCCACGCCTTCCCCAGAGGCCATGGGAACTAGCGCTAGCATGCCGGTGGGCAGCCAGAAGAGGAAGGCTAGGAAGAGCAAAATAACCCACCTGGTGCGCTCGGCCGACGGCAGGGTGTCCCCAGCAGAGG AGGACAAAGTCAGGGACCTGACCCCGGAGCAGGACGACAAGCCATTACCCCGAGAGACTTTATGCAACGAAACAGAGTGCTACAGTGCACCCAAGCAGGAGGAAGCAGATAGAAGCAGTGCACCCGAAGTCCTGCCCGCCTTCTTTAGCCTGTCTGCCCTTGCCGAGGTGGCAGCCATGGAGAATATTCACAG AGGCCAGCGTGTGATTGGCGATAGCCAGAAGGAAATGGCCCAGACCCCTGTCCTCATCTCCTGCGCTGACCAATGA
- the LOC120031411 gene encoding HMG box transcription factor BBX-like isoform X3, with protein sequence MKGGGRGKEPPVEVEVSGKRPKRKCLQWHPLLSKKALDFSEEEEEEDEEELEKPLLVRESRGPEVACGGPMEVEEDSSEQRARRPMNAFLLFCKRHRSLVRQEHPRLDNRGATKILADWWAVLEPKEKQKYTDMAKEYKDAFMKANPGYKWCPTTNKPVKSPCHTVSNARKKVWSFPSNSPKGCATAKKVPKTDSTPQLNFAMADPTKMGGLSMLLLAGEHALTAREISSSSSKSGATDVTKQPENSSLFQLAEISSSTLQPSLTDTADEGKPLSRGDQAETWSGTSQQGKSDVPKDKSPLFQLAEQISSDSSQSTAPEGKQCSQSALFQLAEMCLASEAGKMETQDDTCAPHIKTETVVKEDTGGNITDFPLSSPPSSSASSSSTPTNASPPLLSGQAASVKKKKKKKEATAREPPKAVDKDKIPRPGSPKKTLKKRPSSESELESLLYTIEAVAKGAWGDAEEDIPKKKASTAVVTIPREPSSPKKKSKAKRPLKAKEEDEMEEDGRRTELPSIVETAANLASPKTEAEEASIGSTPDPLGSTEKPNAPPSPPHIKHKVEEKQREAEANAEGCGSRKSERSCKGALYKTLVSEGMLTSLRANVDRGKRGSFRSGSDEGGWTDETWAFSQMGPTNPKKLKKSKSKDETAPGLGKLEEEFEKKFNSLPQYSPLTFDKKSTTVTKKKKTDVSTAPEEQPPKPAKDIAMHSDSPMSDSAAKAKQTPAPCATATPSPEAMGTSASMPVGSQKRKARKSKITHLVRSADGRVSPAEEDKVRDLTPEQDDKPLPRETLCNETECYSAPKQEEADRSSAPEVLPAFFSLSALAEVAAMENIHRGQRVIGDSQKEMAQTPVLISCADQ encoded by the exons CCATTGCTGGTCAGGGAGAGCCGGGGGCCGGAGGTGGCATGCGGGGGGcccatggaggtggaggaggactCTTCAGAGCAGCGGGCCCGCCGGCCCATGAACGCCTTCCTGCTTTTTTGCAAGCGCCACCGTTCACTGGTGAGGCAGGAGCACCCTCGGCTGGACAACCGCGGTGCCAccaagatcctggctgactggtggGCTGTGTTGGAGCCCAAAGAGAAACAGAAGTACACGGACATGGCCAAGGAG TACAAAGATGCCTTCATGAAGGCTAACCCAGGCTACAAGTGGTGCCCCACCACCAACAAGCCAGTCAAGAGCCCCTGCCACACTGTCAGCAACGCACGCAAAAAAGTGTGGTCCTTCCCTTCCAACTCTCCTAAGGGTTGTGCCACTGCCAAGAAAGTGCCCAAGACTGACAGCACACCACAGCTTAATTTCGCCATGGCAG ATCCCACAAAGATGGGTGGTCTAAGCATGCTACTGTTGGCTGGGGAGCATGCCCTTACTGCCAGAGAG ATTTCCTCCAGTTCTTCAAAGTCTGGAGCCACAGATGTCACAAAGCAACCTGAGAACTCCTCCCTATTCCAACTTGCTGAG ATCTCCTCTAGCACGCTTCAGCCCAGTTTAACGGACACAGCTGACGAGGGGAAGCCCTTGAGTCGGGGGGACCAGGCAGAA ACGTGGTCTGGCACCTCACAGCAGGGAAAGTCTGACGTACCCAAGGATAAGTCCCCTCTTTTTCAACTGGCAGAG CAGATCTCCTCTGATTCAAGCCAGTCGACTGCACCGGAGGGAAAGCAGTGTAGCCAGTCGGCTCTCTTCCAGCTCGCTGAG ATGTGTTTGGCCTCCGAGGCAGGGAAGATGGAGACACAGGACGATACCTGTGCCCCACACATCAAAACTGAGACGGTGGTCAAGGAGGACACTGGGGGCAACATCACCGattttcctctttcctctcccccgtcTTCCTCCGCTTCTTCCTCCTCCACGCCCACCAACGCCAGTCCCCCGCTGCTCAGCGGCCAAGCAGCCAGCgtcaaaaagaagaagaagaagaaagaagcTACTGCCAGAGAGCCACCCAAAGCGGTGGACAAAGACAAGATCCCTCGTCCGGGCTCGCCCAAAAAGACCCTCAAAAAGCGACCATCGTCTGAGTCTGAGTTGGAGAGCCTCCTCTACACTATCGAGGCCGTGGCTAAAGGGGCCTGGGGCGACGCCGAGGAGGATATACCCAAGAAGAAGGCTAGCACCGCCGTCGTTACCATTCCGAGAGAGCCCAGCTCACCCAAAAAGAAGTCCAAAGCCAAGAGGCCCCTGAAGGCTAAGGAAGAGGATGAGATGGAGGAGGATGGAAGGCGCACAGAGCTGCCATCGATAGTGGAGACGGCAGCGAATCTAGCAAGCCCCAAGACAGAGGCTGAGGAGGCCAGCATCGGCAGCACCCCGGACCCCCTGGGCAGCACGGAGAAGCCCAACGCCCCTCCCAGCCCCCCGCACATCAAGCACAAAGTCGAGGAGAAGCAGAGGGAAGCGGAGGCCAACGCTGAAGGGTGTGGCTCCAGGAAGTCTGAGAGAAGCTGCAAGGGGGCGCTGTACAAGACCCTGGTGTCGGAAGGGATGCTGACCTCACTGAGGGCCAACGTGGACAGAG GCAAAAGAGGCTCTTTTCGAAGTGGATCTGATGAAGGGGGCTGGACTGACGAGACCTGGGCTTTCTCACAGATGGGACCCACTAATCCCAAGAAGCTAAAGAAGTCAAAATCCAAAGACGAGACGGCGCCAGG TTTGGGGAAACTGGAGGAGGAGTTTGAGAAGAAGTTCAACAGCCTGCCGCAGTACAGCCCTCTGACGTTCGACAAGAAAAGCACCACCGTCACCAAGAAGAAAAAAACAGACGTTAGCACCGCACCGGAGGAACAACCCCCAAAACCTGCCAAGG ACATAGCGATGCATAGTGACTCCCCCATGTCAGACTCGGCTGCCAAGGCCAAGCAGACCCCCGCCCCATGTGCCACCGCCACGCCTTCCCCAGAGGCCATGGGAACTAGCGCTAGCATGCCGGTGGGCAGCCAGAAGAGGAAGGCTAGGAAGAGCAAAATAACCCACCTGGTGCGCTCGGCCGACGGCAGGGTGTCCCCAGCAGAGG AGGACAAAGTCAGGGACCTGACCCCGGAGCAGGACGACAAGCCATTACCCCGAGAGACTTTATGCAACGAAACAGAGTGCTACAGTGCACCCAAGCAGGAGGAAGCAGATAGAAGCAGTGCACCCGAAGTCCTGCCCGCCTTCTTTAGCCTGTCTGCCCTTGCCGAGGTGGCAGCCATGGAGAATATTCACAG AGGCCAGCGTGTGATTGGCGATAGCCAGAAGGAAATGGCCCAGACCCCTGTCCTCATCTCCTGCGCTGACCAATGA